A stretch of the Cellulomonas sp. WB94 genome encodes the following:
- the atpD gene encoding F0F1 ATP synthase subunit beta: MTATTVDGTPTESGTPGVGRVARVIGPVVDIEFPSDQIPEMYNALTVNIDLSSQGEDEKSFTMTLEVAQHLGDSLVRAIALKPTDGLVRGALVTDTGAPISVPVGDITKGHVFNVTGDVLNLAPGEKLEITERWPIHRKPPAFDQLESKTQMFETGIKVIDLLTPYVLGGKIGLFGGAGVGKTVLIQEMIQRVAQDHGGVSVFAGVGERTREGNDLIVEMEEAGVFDKTALVFGQMDEPPGTRLRVALSALTMAEYFRDVQKQDVLLFIDNIFRFTQAGSEVSTLLGRMPSAVGYQPNLADEMGQLQERITSTRGHSITSLQAIYVPADDYTDPAPATTFAHLDATTELSREIASRGLYPAVDPLASKSRILDPRYVGQAHYDTATRVKSILQRNKELQDIIAILGVDELSEEDKTVVARARRIQQFLSQNTYMAEKFTGVVGSTVPVAETVEAFGKIADGEFDHMAEQAFFNIGGLEDLERNWARIQKEYGV; the protein is encoded by the coding sequence ATGACCGCCACCACCGTCGACGGCACGCCGACCGAGTCGGGCACGCCCGGAGTCGGCCGCGTCGCCCGGGTGATCGGCCCCGTCGTGGACATCGAGTTCCCGTCGGACCAGATCCCCGAGATGTACAACGCCCTCACGGTCAACATCGACCTGTCGTCGCAGGGCGAGGACGAGAAGTCCTTCACCATGACGCTCGAGGTCGCCCAGCACCTCGGCGACTCGCTCGTGCGGGCGATCGCGCTCAAGCCGACGGACGGCCTCGTGCGCGGCGCCCTCGTGACGGACACCGGCGCGCCGATCAGCGTCCCGGTCGGGGACATCACCAAGGGACACGTCTTCAACGTGACCGGTGACGTGCTCAACCTGGCCCCGGGCGAGAAGCTCGAGATCACCGAGCGCTGGCCGATCCACCGCAAGCCGCCGGCCTTCGACCAGCTCGAGTCCAAGACTCAGATGTTCGAGACGGGCATCAAGGTCATCGACCTGCTGACGCCGTACGTGCTCGGCGGCAAGATCGGCCTCTTCGGCGGTGCGGGCGTCGGCAAGACGGTCCTCATCCAGGAGATGATCCAGCGCGTCGCGCAGGACCACGGCGGCGTCTCGGTGTTCGCCGGCGTCGGTGAGCGCACCCGTGAGGGCAACGACCTCATCGTCGAGATGGAGGAGGCGGGGGTCTTCGACAAGACGGCGCTCGTCTTCGGGCAGATGGACGAGCCGCCGGGCACGCGTCTGCGCGTCGCGCTGTCGGCCCTGACGATGGCGGAGTACTTCCGCGACGTGCAGAAGCAGGACGTGCTGCTGTTCATCGACAACATCTTCCGGTTCACGCAGGCGGGCTCCGAGGTCTCGACGCTGCTCGGCCGGATGCCGTCCGCGGTCGGCTACCAGCCGAACCTCGCCGACGAGATGGGCCAGCTCCAGGAGCGCATCACCTCGACGCGCGGGCACTCGATCACGTCGCTCCAGGCGATCTACGTCCCCGCCGACGACTACACCGACCCCGCACCGGCGACGACGTTCGCGCACCTCGACGCGACCACGGAGCTGAGCCGTGAGATCGCCTCGCGCGGCCTGTACCCGGCCGTCGACCCGCTCGCGTCCAAGAGCCGCATCCTCGACCCGCGGTACGTGGGCCAGGCGCACTACGACACGGCGACGCGCGTGAAGTCGATCCTGCAGCGCAACAAGGAGCTCCAGGACATCATCGCGATCCTCGGGGTCGACGAGCTGTCCGAGGAGGACAAGACCGTCGTGGCCCGGGCCCGCCGCATCCAGCAGTTCCTCTCGCAGAACACCTACATGGCCGAGAAGTTCACCGGTGTCGTCGGCTCGACGGTCCCCGTCGCGGAGACGGTCGAGGCGTTCGGCAAGATCGCGGACGGCGAGTTCGACCACATGGCCGAGCAGGCGTTCTTCAACATCGGCGGCCTCGAGGACCTCGAGCGCAACTGGGCGCGGATCCAGAAGGAGTACGGGGTCTGA
- a CDS encoding F0F1 ATP synthase subunit epsilon: protein MADLEVDLVAADGKIWSGRARLVSAPAADGEIGILVGHTPVLTVLRRGELRVKTSDGEALRWMVDGGFLSVDSDQVTVVVDSVEAATDTAAH from the coding sequence ATGGCTGACCTCGAGGTCGACCTGGTCGCTGCTGACGGCAAGATCTGGTCGGGTCGCGCCCGGCTCGTGAGTGCGCCCGCCGCCGACGGCGAGATCGGCATCCTTGTGGGCCACACGCCCGTGCTGACGGTCCTGCGACGCGGCGAGCTGCGCGTGAAGACGTCGGACGGCGAGGCGCTGCGATGGATGGTCGACGGCGGGTTCCTGTCCGTCGACTCCGACCAGGTGACGGTCGTGGTGGACTCGGTCGAGGCCGCCACGGACACCGCCGCGCACTGA
- a CDS encoding DUF2550 domain-containing protein: protein MTGAHAALVLGAVVLLVLGVLALGASRVRTLSHRVGSFECAFSRATDPNAPWIAGIGQYGAESLYWWRWWSLAPRPTRSWLRSGMLVLEHHAVADARGYEGQLVVRCRTDDDAFDLLMSAEAYAGLASWLEAAPPAARHVI from the coding sequence GTGACGGGTGCTCATGCTGCGCTCGTGCTCGGTGCTGTCGTGCTGCTGGTGCTCGGCGTGCTGGCCCTGGGCGCGTCGCGGGTGCGGACGCTGTCGCATCGCGTCGGTTCGTTCGAGTGCGCGTTCAGCCGTGCGACCGACCCGAACGCACCGTGGATCGCCGGGATCGGCCAGTACGGCGCTGAGAGCCTGTACTGGTGGCGCTGGTGGTCGCTGGCCCCGCGTCCGACCCGGTCGTGGCTGCGGTCGGGCATGCTCGTCCTCGAGCACCACGCGGTCGCGGACGCGCGTGGCTACGAGGGGCAGCTCGTGGTGCGTTGTCGGACCGACGACGACGCGTTCGACCTGCTGATGTCCGCCGAGGCGTATGCAGGACTGGCGTCATGGCTCGAGGCCGCGCCGCCGGCAGCCCGTCACGTCATCTGA
- the nucS gene encoding endonuclease NucS, with amino-acid sequence MRLVVARCSARYSGRLNAHLPLATRLVLVKADGSVLLHSDGGSYKPLNWMSPPCTLAIGSPDDDATERGAAEVWTVQHTKSDDRLVIEVHEVLHDSAHELGVDPGLVKDGVEAHLQELLAAQIGALGAGHTLVRREFPTAIGPVDILARDADGVAVAVEIKRRGDIDGVEQLTRYLELLNRDPHLAPVRGVFAAQEIKPQARVLATDRGILCLVLDYDAMRGVDDVDSRLF; translated from the coding sequence ATGCGGCTCGTCGTCGCCCGGTGCTCCGCCCGCTACTCCGGGCGCCTCAACGCCCACCTCCCGTTGGCGACCCGGCTCGTGCTCGTGAAGGCCGACGGCAGCGTGCTGCTGCACTCGGACGGCGGGTCCTACAAGCCGCTCAACTGGATGAGCCCGCCGTGCACGCTGGCCATCGGTTCGCCCGATGACGACGCTACCGAGCGCGGCGCCGCCGAGGTCTGGACGGTGCAGCACACCAAGAGCGACGACCGGCTCGTCATCGAGGTCCACGAGGTGCTGCACGACTCGGCGCACGAGCTCGGGGTCGACCCGGGCCTGGTGAAGGACGGGGTCGAGGCGCACCTCCAGGAGCTGCTCGCGGCTCAGATCGGGGCGCTCGGGGCCGGGCACACGCTGGTCCGTCGTGAGTTCCCGACGGCCATCGGTCCTGTCGACATCCTTGCCCGCGACGCGGACGGCGTAGCGGTGGCCGTCGAGATCAAGCGCCGCGGGGACATCGACGGGGTCGAGCAGCTGACCCGTTACCTCGAGCTGCTGAACCGGGACCCGCATCTCGCGCCGGTGCGCGGGGTGTTCGCCGCCCAGGAGATCAAGCCGCAGGCCAGGGTACTCGCGACCGACCGCGGCATCCTGTGCCTCGTCCTGGACTACGACGCGATGCGCGGCGTCGACGACGTGGACTCGCGCCTCTTCTGA
- a CDS encoding extracellular solute-binding protein, with protein MVRFSKRLGLVAAIAALPLALTACSGGSSSETSAEATSGATTLKLWHYEGADSAMGKAWNESIKVFETEHPGVKVEFEQKAFEQIQQTAGMVLSSDQGPDIMEYNKGNATAGLLASQGLLTDLTDVAKTRGWDTKLASSLQTTARYDDKGVMGSGSWYGVPNYGEFVTVYYNKAMFAANNIAVPTSFAEFTAALDTFKNAGVTPLAMAGAEYPAGQLYYELALSKADRSFVDSYQMYKGKVDFQADPLKYGAETFDQWVRKGYIATDSASLKAEDAGLSFINGTSPIFVSGSWWYGRFTTDITGFDWGVFNFPGNKLNAGSSGNIWVVPAKSKAKDLAYDFIDITMRPEIQAILGNNGGLPVAATASDITDPKSQELITAFNDVLDNDGLAFYPDWPVPGYYDVLVAGFQSLINQSKSPQDVLTEIGTAYDDGVANAG; from the coding sequence ATGGTGCGTTTCAGCAAGCGCCTGGGACTGGTCGCCGCGATCGCGGCGCTCCCGCTCGCGTTGACGGCCTGCAGCGGGGGCAGCTCGTCGGAGACCTCGGCGGAGGCGACCTCCGGCGCCACGACCCTCAAGCTGTGGCACTACGAGGGCGCCGACAGCGCGATGGGCAAGGCCTGGAACGAGTCGATCAAGGTCTTCGAGACCGAGCACCCGGGCGTCAAGGTCGAGTTCGAGCAGAAGGCGTTCGAGCAGATCCAGCAGACCGCGGGCATGGTGCTCAGCTCGGACCAGGGCCCCGACATCATGGAGTACAACAAGGGCAACGCGACCGCAGGCCTGCTCGCCTCGCAGGGGCTCCTCACGGACCTGACGGACGTGGCCAAGACGCGCGGCTGGGACACCAAGCTCGCCTCCAGCCTGCAGACGACAGCGCGCTACGACGACAAGGGCGTCATGGGGTCGGGCAGCTGGTACGGCGTCCCGAACTACGGCGAGTTCGTCACGGTCTACTACAACAAGGCCATGTTCGCGGCGAACAACATCGCCGTGCCCACGTCCTTCGCCGAGTTCACGGCAGCCCTCGACACCTTCAAGAACGCTGGGGTCACGCCCCTCGCGATGGCCGGCGCGGAATACCCCGCGGGTCAGCTCTACTACGAGCTCGCGCTCAGCAAGGCCGACCGCAGCTTCGTCGACTCGTACCAGATGTACAAGGGCAAGGTCGACTTCCAGGCCGACCCGCTGAAGTACGGTGCCGAGACGTTCGACCAGTGGGTCAGGAAGGGCTACATCGCGACGGACTCCGCGAGCCTCAAGGCTGAGGACGCAGGTCTGAGCTTCATCAACGGCACCTCGCCGATCTTCGTCTCCGGCAGCTGGTGGTACGGCCGGTTCACGACGGACATCACGGGCTTCGACTGGGGCGTCTTCAACTTCCCGGGCAACAAGCTCAACGCGGGCTCGTCGGGCAACATCTGGGTGGTCCCGGCGAAGTCGAAGGCGAAGGACCTCGCGTACGACTTCATCGACATCACGATGCGGCCCGAGATCCAGGCGATCCTCGGCAACAATGGCGGGCTCCCGGTCGCCGCGACAGCCTCGGACATCACCGACCCGAAGAGCCAGGAGCTCATCACGGCGTTCAACGACGTGCTGGACAACGACGGTCTCGCGTTCTACCCGGACTGGCCCGTCCCTGGCTACTACGACGTGCTGGTCGCCGGCTTCCAGTCGCTGATCAACCAGTCGAAGTCGCCGCAGGACGTGCTCACGGAGATCGGCACCGCCTACGACGACGGCGTCGCCAACGCGGGCTGA
- a CDS encoding sugar ABC transporter permease, whose amino-acid sequence MTTAVQAPTQASGATARRRRKRTGQLSYWPYLLPGGILFVGVILVPFVMNLYFSMTKWAGIGDPKWVGLKNYSRLLQDDTFWLSFRNSIAMIVAMVVIPTILGLLLASVLFDYLGRRFPGRVASTLRATYYLPQILPVAVAGILWGWILNPQTGALNVILRRIGLDSLALNWLGDTKTALPTVMLVMIWVQIGYPVVIFMAALQRVDPELYEAAELDGAGWMDRFRAITLPQIKPETFVVTLTCTIAALKVFGPIYVLTKGGPENTTNVPSYFSYQNFFPKSQVGYGAAIATVLTLIVIVVAAVFMRAQAASERKEGR is encoded by the coding sequence ATGACGACAGCGGTGCAGGCGCCGACACAGGCGTCCGGCGCGACAGCGCGCCGACGGCGCAAGCGGACGGGACAGCTCAGCTACTGGCCCTACCTGCTGCCCGGCGGGATCTTGTTCGTCGGGGTGATCCTCGTCCCGTTCGTCATGAACCTCTACTTCAGCATGACGAAGTGGGCCGGCATCGGTGACCCGAAGTGGGTCGGGCTCAAGAACTACTCACGGCTCCTCCAGGACGACACGTTCTGGCTGTCATTCCGCAACTCCATAGCGATGATCGTGGCCATGGTCGTCATCCCGACCATCCTCGGCCTGCTCCTCGCCTCGGTGCTCTTCGACTACCTGGGACGCCGGTTCCCCGGCCGGGTCGCCAGTACCTTGCGGGCGACCTACTACCTCCCGCAGATCCTGCCCGTTGCCGTCGCCGGCATCCTGTGGGGCTGGATCCTCAACCCCCAGACCGGCGCCCTGAACGTGATCCTGCGCCGAATCGGCCTCGACTCGCTCGCGCTCAACTGGCTGGGCGACACGAAGACCGCCCTGCCGACCGTCATGCTGGTCATGATCTGGGTGCAGATCGGCTACCCGGTGGTCATCTTCATGGCGGCGCTCCAGCGGGTCGACCCCGAGCTGTACGAGGCCGCCGAGCTCGACGGTGCCGGGTGGATGGACCGGTTCCGGGCGATCACCCTGCCGCAGATCAAGCCGGAGACGTTCGTCGTGACGCTGACGTGCACGATCGCGGCGCTCAAGGTCTTCGGCCCGATCTACGTGCTCACCAAGGGTGGCCCGGAGAACACGACGAACGTGCCGTCGTACTTCTCGTACCAGAACTTCTTCCCCAAGTCCCAGGTCGGCTACGGTGCGGCGATCGCGACCGTCCTGACCCTCATCGTCATCGTCGTCGCCGCCGTGTTCATGCGGGCGCAAGCGGCGAGCGAGCGCAAGGAGGGCCGCTGA
- a CDS encoding carbohydrate ABC transporter permease: protein MAADVLVLDPAGPSPVAARRPRDRFHRGALRWVVLALTVLVALAMMVPFVIMVLNAFKSPAEYSANGPLSLPSKLYTDGLVNFWNRVNFPEKLVNSIVISGAVALLGTVVSLLNAYALGIGRVRGRLWIVAIFLFANMLPQEALIYPLYYLAKATGLYNNQLSVIIIFTVIQSAFGTYLLSSVFGTFPPSILEAAALDGASRWQVLWRVVFPISRPTLSVLVIFFFIWTWNEFFIPLVMLIDNRTQTIPVALASLQGDRLMDAPTINAGSLISLLPAVIFFLIFQRTLTRGITAGAVK, encoded by the coding sequence ATGGCTGCCGACGTCCTCGTCCTGGACCCTGCGGGTCCGTCACCGGTCGCCGCACGCCGACCGCGCGACCGGTTCCACCGTGGCGCGCTGCGCTGGGTCGTCCTGGCCCTGACGGTGCTCGTCGCGCTCGCCATGATGGTGCCGTTCGTGATCATGGTCCTCAACGCGTTCAAGTCGCCCGCCGAGTACTCCGCCAACGGTCCGCTGAGCCTGCCCAGCAAGCTGTACACCGACGGTCTCGTGAACTTCTGGAACCGCGTCAACTTCCCGGAGAAGCTCGTCAACTCGATCGTCATCAGCGGCGCGGTCGCTCTGCTCGGGACGGTGGTGTCGTTGCTCAACGCGTACGCGCTGGGCATCGGGCGCGTCCGCGGCCGGCTGTGGATCGTCGCGATCTTCCTGTTCGCGAACATGCTGCCGCAGGAGGCGCTGATCTACCCGCTCTACTACCTCGCGAAGGCGACCGGGCTCTACAACAACCAGCTGTCGGTGATCATCATCTTCACGGTCATCCAGAGCGCGTTCGGGACCTACCTGCTGTCGTCGGTGTTCGGGACGTTCCCGCCGTCGATCCTCGAGGCCGCGGCGCTCGACGGCGCGAGCCGCTGGCAGGTCCTGTGGCGCGTCGTCTTCCCGATCAGCCGTCCGACGCTGTCGGTGCTGGTCATCTTCTTCTTCATCTGGACGTGGAACGAGTTCTTCATCCCGCTCGTCATGCTCATCGACAACCGCACCCAGACGATCCCGGTGGCGCTCGCGTCGCTGCAGGGCGACCGCCTCATGGACGCACCGACGATCAACGCCGGCTCGCTCATCAGCCTGCTGCCGGCGGTCATCTTCTTCCTGATCTTCCAGCGCACGCTCACCCGGGGGATCACGGCCGGTGCGGTGAAGTAG
- a CDS encoding LacI family DNA-binding transcriptional regulator, with protein sequence MATIDDVARAAGVSTSTVSYVLSGKRPISAATRLRVERSIRDLAYRPHAGARALASSRTNVIGLMAPLRVDVNVSVIMQFVTGVVTAARTFDHDVLLLTQDDATGLERVADGSMVDALIMMDIEADDPRVPVLVGLRQPAVLIGLPRDSAGLSCVDLDFDAAGRVAVRHLARLGHRRIALLGSPRAVLERHTSYADRMLRGFTAESRELALVSVAVSCESSHTGAIAAVDEVLASMPDVTALVVHNEVALPAVIATLRERGRRVPDDISLVAVCPEDVAVGQPLPLTSVDIPAHVIGRVAVEMAMARVEGEQPAETRLLLPVLTERQSTAMLD encoded by the coding sequence GTGGCAACGATCGACGACGTGGCGCGAGCGGCTGGGGTGTCGACCTCGACGGTCTCGTACGTGCTCTCCGGAAAGCGCCCCATCTCCGCGGCAACGCGCCTCCGCGTCGAGCGCAGCATCCGCGACCTGGCCTACCGGCCGCATGCCGGCGCACGCGCACTCGCGTCGAGCCGCACGAATGTCATCGGGCTCATGGCGCCGCTGCGGGTCGACGTGAACGTCAGCGTCATCATGCAGTTCGTGACCGGCGTCGTCACGGCCGCCCGAACCTTCGACCACGACGTGCTGCTTCTCACGCAGGACGACGCCACCGGGCTCGAACGCGTCGCCGACGGCTCGATGGTCGACGCGCTGATCATGATGGACATCGAGGCCGACGACCCTCGCGTCCCCGTCCTGGTCGGGCTGCGCCAGCCGGCCGTGCTGATCGGCCTGCCCCGCGACTCCGCGGGCTTGTCGTGCGTCGACCTCGACTTCGACGCCGCGGGACGGGTCGCGGTGAGGCACCTTGCGCGGCTCGGGCACCGGCGGATCGCCCTGCTCGGTTCGCCCCGGGCCGTCCTCGAGCGCCACACGTCCTACGCGGACCGCATGCTGCGGGGGTTCACGGCCGAGTCCCGGGAGCTCGCCCTCGTCTCGGTCGCCGTGTCCTGCGAGTCGTCGCACACAGGAGCGATCGCCGCCGTCGACGAGGTCCTCGCGAGCATGCCCGACGTCACCGCACTCGTGGTGCACAACGAGGTCGCGCTGCCGGCCGTCATCGCGACGCTGCGCGAACGCGGCCGCCGCGTTCCCGACGACATCTCCCTCGTCGCCGTGTGCCCGGAAGACGTCGCCGTCGGACAACCGCTCCCCCTCACCTCGGTGGACATCCCTGCACATGTGATCGGACGCGTTGCCGTGGAGATGGCGATGGCTCGGGTCGAGGGCGAACAACCGGCCGAGACGCGCCTGCTGCTCCCGGTCCTGACCGAACGCCAGAGCACGGCAATGCTGGACTGA
- the yicI gene encoding alpha-xylosidase gives MKFNDGYWQVLPGVTILRPQAVDDVVVEPESLTVYAATGPLEKRGDTLNRPLVTVSFHSPMEDVVGVTIEHFQGGVNRGPRFELAAGSADVMVSGPDRTGEPVATFRSGALTARVATEGEWNVDFVTGDRQLTTSTSRSVGVITDAAGRHFVREQLTLGVGEHVYGLGERFGAFVKNGQTVDIWNADGGTASDQAYKNVPFYLTDAGYGVFVDQPEKVSFEVGTEVVSRAQFSVEGQSLRYYVIYGPTPKDILRKLTALTGRPARVPEWSYGLWLSTSFTTDYDETTVTSFIDGMAERDLPLSVFHFDCFWMRRFHWCDFVWDPATFPDPEGMLARLKAKGLKICVWINPYIAQRSALFAEGRELGYLVKNPDGSVWQWNLWQAGMGLVDFTNPDATAWYQGKLKGLLDMGVDAFKTDFGERIPTDVVWHDGSDPAGMHNYYTHLYNKAVFELLEEEKGEGEAVLFARSATAGGQQFPVHWGGDCESTFVSMAESLRGGLSLAMSGFGYWSHDIGGFEGTPDPAVFKRWLAFGLLSSHSRLHGSDSYRVPWAFDEEAVDVTRLFTKLKLSLMPYLARVGGEAHTAGAPVMRPMILEFPGDRGTAGIDTQYMLGDALLVAPVFNAVGDVSFYVPEGTWTHLLTGERLTGPRWVNERHGFDSLPLLVRPGTVLPVGARTDRPDYDYVDGVTLQLFEIPDGHRSVTTVPRPGGAEGATFTVERDGDRIRVDASGATCPWSVRVIGGAEVRAAAGQSSVEVAV, from the coding sequence ATGAAGTTCAACGATGGCTACTGGCAGGTTCTGCCCGGCGTCACGATCCTGCGGCCCCAGGCGGTCGACGACGTGGTCGTGGAGCCGGAGTCCCTCACGGTGTACGCCGCGACCGGGCCGCTCGAGAAGCGGGGTGACACCCTGAACCGTCCGCTCGTGACGGTGTCCTTCCACTCGCCCATGGAGGACGTCGTCGGGGTGACGATCGAGCACTTCCAGGGTGGTGTGAACCGGGGCCCGAGGTTCGAGCTCGCGGCCGGCTCGGCCGACGTCATGGTGTCTGGACCCGACCGCACGGGTGAACCGGTCGCGACGTTCCGTTCGGGTGCGCTGACGGCGCGGGTCGCGACCGAGGGCGAGTGGAACGTGGACTTCGTGACGGGCGACCGCCAGCTGACGACGTCGACCTCCCGCAGCGTCGGCGTGATCACGGACGCCGCCGGACGACACTTCGTGCGCGAGCAGCTGACGCTCGGTGTCGGCGAGCACGTCTACGGGCTGGGCGAGCGGTTCGGCGCGTTCGTGAAGAACGGCCAGACGGTCGACATCTGGAACGCAGACGGCGGCACAGCGTCGGACCAGGCCTACAAGAACGTCCCGTTCTACCTGACCGACGCCGGGTACGGCGTGTTCGTCGACCAGCCTGAGAAGGTCTCGTTCGAGGTCGGCACCGAGGTGGTGTCCCGGGCACAGTTCAGCGTCGAGGGTCAGTCCTTGCGCTACTACGTCATCTACGGCCCCACCCCGAAGGACATCCTGCGCAAGCTCACGGCGCTGACCGGACGACCTGCTCGCGTGCCGGAGTGGTCCTACGGGCTGTGGCTGTCGACCTCGTTCACGACCGACTACGACGAGACCACGGTCACGAGCTTCATCGACGGCATGGCCGAGCGTGACCTGCCGCTGTCGGTGTTCCACTTCGACTGCTTCTGGATGCGCCGGTTCCACTGGTGCGACTTCGTGTGGGACCCCGCGACGTTCCCGGACCCCGAGGGCATGCTGGCCCGGCTCAAGGCCAAGGGCCTGAAGATCTGCGTGTGGATCAATCCCTACATCGCCCAGCGCTCGGCGCTGTTCGCGGAGGGGCGCGAGCTGGGCTACCTCGTCAAGAACCCGGACGGCTCTGTCTGGCAGTGGAACCTCTGGCAGGCCGGCATGGGCCTCGTCGACTTCACCAACCCGGACGCGACCGCCTGGTACCAGGGCAAGCTCAAGGGTCTGCTCGACATGGGCGTCGACGCGTTCAAGACCGACTTCGGCGAGCGGATCCCCACGGACGTCGTCTGGCACGACGGCTCCGACCCCGCGGGGATGCACAACTACTACACGCACCTGTACAACAAGGCCGTCTTCGAGCTGCTCGAGGAGGAGAAGGGCGAGGGCGAAGCGGTGCTGTTCGCTCGCTCCGCGACAGCCGGCGGCCAGCAGTTCCCGGTGCACTGGGGCGGCGACTGCGAGTCGACGTTCGTGTCGATGGCCGAGTCGCTGCGCGGCGGGCTCTCCCTCGCGATGTCGGGCTTCGGCTACTGGAGCCACGACATCGGCGGCTTCGAGGGCACTCCCGACCCCGCGGTGTTCAAGCGGTGGCTGGCGTTCGGCCTGCTGTCCTCGCACAGCCGGCTGCACGGCTCGGACTCCTACCGGGTGCCGTGGGCGTTCGACGAGGAGGCGGTCGACGTCACGCGCCTCTTCACCAAGCTCAAGCTGTCGCTCATGCCGTACCTCGCGCGCGTCGGCGGCGAGGCGCACACCGCGGGGGCGCCGGTCATGCGGCCGATGATTCTCGAGTTCCCGGGCGACCGGGGGACAGCGGGGATCGACACGCAGTACATGCTCGGCGACGCGCTGCTCGTCGCGCCCGTGTTCAACGCGGTGGGTGACGTGTCGTTCTACGTGCCCGAGGGCACCTGGACGCACCTCCTGACAGGCGAGCGCCTGACGGGTCCGCGCTGGGTCAACGAGCGTCACGGCTTCGACTCGCTGCCGCTGCTGGTCCGGCCGGGCACGGTGCTCCCGGTGGGTGCGCGGACGGACCGCCCCGACTACGACTACGTCGACGGTGTCACGTTGCAGCTCTTCGAGATCCCCGACGGGCACCGGTCGGTCACGACGGTCCCGCGGCCGGGGGGCGCCGAGGGCGCGACGTTCACGGTCGAGCGCGACGGCGACCGCATCAGGGTCGACGCGTCCGGCGCGACCTGCCCCTGGTCGGTGCGTGTCATCGGTGGCGCCGAGGTGCGCGCAGCGGCCGGTCAGTCGTCGGTCGAGGTCGCCGTCTGA